A window of Geobacter sp. contains these coding sequences:
- a CDS encoding radical SAM protein has translation MIVPFFIAHQGCPHQCVFCDQRTISGDNGELPSASAILSTIEAYRSSADGVVEVAFYGGTFTCLARKEQESLLAPLQPLLQRGDVTSVRISTRPDAVSGEDATFLASRGVRTVELGVQSLDDAVLDAAGRGHTAGDTVLACRTLKTAGLCVGLQLMPGLPGASWQSDLDSFAAALRLDPSFLRIYPTVVLAGTPLAALFLSGSYRPLSLDRAVRLCAFMLLAARRAGVPVIRMGLQASDSLAQPDAVLAGPYHPAFRQLVEGELWFALLCQMVAGRETGGIVSVSCAPKRVSDVAGQRRMNLDRLAVAYGITIERIVPDAGLFSHELVMTSQRGEWRADLLRDLNYTCERNDHVS, from the coding sequence ATGATCGTCCCCTTTTTTATTGCCCACCAGGGCTGTCCCCACCAGTGCGTCTTCTGTGACCAGCGAACCATCAGCGGTGACAACGGCGAATTGCCGTCGGCATCGGCAATCCTTTCGACCATCGAGGCGTACCGCTCTTCTGCGGATGGGGTCGTCGAGGTCGCCTTTTACGGCGGGACCTTCACCTGTCTTGCCCGCAAGGAGCAGGAGTCGCTTCTTGCGCCGTTGCAGCCGCTTTTGCAGAGGGGTGACGTCACATCGGTACGGATTTCAACGCGTCCCGATGCCGTGAGCGGCGAAGACGCGACGTTTCTCGCCTCGCGAGGGGTCAGGACCGTCGAGCTTGGGGTGCAGTCGCTCGATGACGCGGTGCTGGACGCTGCCGGCCGGGGGCACACGGCCGGCGATACGGTGCTGGCCTGCCGGACGCTGAAGACTGCCGGGCTGTGCGTCGGCCTGCAACTGATGCCGGGGCTGCCGGGTGCATCGTGGCAGTCGGACCTGGATTCCTTTGCCGCTGCACTTCGCCTCGACCCGTCGTTCCTGCGCATCTATCCCACGGTCGTGCTGGCAGGAACCCCGCTTGCCGCGCTGTTCCTGTCAGGAAGCTATCGCCCCCTTTCCCTGGACCGGGCGGTGCGGCTCTGTGCTTTCATGCTCCTTGCCGCCCGGCGGGCAGGGGTCCCGGTGATCCGCATGGGGCTGCAGGCAAGCGATTCCCTGGCACAGCCGGATGCGGTGCTGGCCGGACCCTATCATCCGGCGTTTCGCCAGTTGGTAGAAGGGGAACTCTGGTTTGCCCTTCTTTGCCAGATGGTTGCCGGCAGGGAGACCGGGGGAATCGTCTCCGTCAGCTGCGCGCCTAAGCGCGTATCCGATGTGGCAGGTCAGCGGCGCATGAACCTCGACCGACTCGCCGTGGCCTATGGCATCACCATCGAGCGGATCGTGCCGGATGCCGGCCTGTTTTCCCACGAACTCGTCATGACCTCCCAGAGGGGCGAGTGGCGCGCAGACCTGCTGCGAGACCTCAATTACACCTGTGAAAGGAACGACCATGTCAGCTGA
- a CDS encoding GTPase Era gives MSAEPFRSGFVAIIGRPNVGKSTLLNRILGEKLVITSDKPQTTRNRIQGIHNLPGGQIVFIDTPGIHRARSRLNRYMVDEAGAALEGIDAILFLVEASANPAAQFELVAEYLPRVAVPVILVVNKIDLVSREQLLERLAQYGKLHPFHEIIPISAATGDGVERLVELIFPLLPEGPAYFPDDILTDAPERFVVAEIIREKVFRLTGDEIPYAVAVNVEQFKERPDGSLISISAVITVERETQKGIVIGRKGALLKRIGTQARQEIEQLLGTRVFLELFVRVRKDWTENPNMLKELGYQ, from the coding sequence ATGTCAGCTGAACCGTTCCGCTCCGGCTTTGTTGCCATCATCGGCCGGCCCAATGTGGGAAAATCGACACTGTTGAATCGAATCCTCGGCGAAAAGCTGGTGATAACCTCCGATAAACCGCAGACCACCCGCAACCGGATCCAGGGGATCCATAACCTGCCCGGCGGGCAGATCGTTTTCATCGACACACCGGGTATCCACCGTGCACGTTCCCGGCTCAACCGCTACATGGTCGATGAGGCCGGGGCCGCCCTGGAGGGGATCGATGCGATCCTCTTCCTGGTCGAGGCCAGCGCCAATCCGGCCGCGCAGTTCGAGCTGGTTGCCGAATATCTTCCCCGTGTTGCCGTGCCGGTCATCCTGGTGGTCAACAAGATCGATCTGGTGAGCCGTGAACAGCTCCTGGAGCGGCTTGCCCAGTATGGCAAACTCCACCCGTTCCACGAAATCATCCCGATCTCCGCAGCTACCGGCGATGGAGTCGAGCGCCTGGTGGAGCTCATATTCCCGCTTCTGCCCGAGGGCCCGGCCTATTTCCCGGACGACATCCTGACCGACGCCCCTGAACGTTTCGTGGTGGCGGAGATCATCCGGGAAAAGGTCTTCCGCCTTACCGGAGACGAGATCCCCTATGCGGTGGCAGTGAATGTGGAGCAGTTCAAGGAGCGTCCCGACGGGAGCCTGATCAGCATCTCGGCGGTCATCACCGTTGAGCGCGAGACCCAGAAGGGGATCGTCATTGGCCGCAAAGGTGCCCTGCTCAAAAGGATCGGTACCCAGGCCCGGCAGGAGATTGAGCAGCTGCTCGGCACCAGGGTTTTTCTGGAGTTGTTCGTCCGGGTGCGCAAAGACTGGACGGAGAACCCCAACATGTTAAAGGAGCTTGGATACCAATGA
- a CDS encoding ribosome biogenesis GTPase Der encodes MKPIVAIVGRPNVGKSTLFNRLVGSRKAIVDDMPGVTRDRNYASIDRYEVPFILVDTGGFEPETADRMLQQMREQSRLAMEEADVILFVMDGREGLTPADREVAEMLRRVEKPVFYLVNKVDGEKLEMLSSDFYALGVDRLHTISAEHNRGVGDMLDELIAILPHSVQDGTDQDVPRIAVVGRPNVGKSSLVNRLLGFERVVANPTPGTTRDSVDTYFTCNRKRYLLIDTAGIRRKGKTTQKLEKYSVVDALRSIERADVVLIVLNAEDGVTEQDSKIAGYAYEAGRGCIFVVNKWDTLEKNNATTGKFVERIRTEFKYLPFAPIIFVSARSGQRVTKIIPEVDKVMTQYARRVTTSELNRVFSEATETKHAPLSQGRRVKFYYATQVSIKPPTFVIFTNSPEGIHFSYERYLANRFREAFGFEGTPIRLLFRGRER; translated from the coding sequence ATGAAACCTATCGTTGCCATCGTAGGGCGCCCCAATGTGGGGAAATCGACCCTGTTCAATCGTCTGGTCGGGAGCCGCAAGGCGATCGTCGACGACATGCCCGGAGTTACCAGGGATCGGAACTATGCCAGTATCGATCGCTACGAAGTCCCCTTTATTCTCGTGGACACCGGCGGATTCGAGCCGGAGACCGCAGACCGCATGCTGCAGCAGATGCGGGAGCAATCTCGTCTCGCCATGGAAGAGGCCGATGTGATCCTCTTTGTCATGGATGGCCGCGAAGGGCTGACCCCTGCCGACCGCGAGGTTGCGGAGATGCTGCGTCGGGTGGAAAAACCGGTTTTCTACCTGGTGAACAAGGTGGATGGCGAAAAGCTGGAGATGCTGTCGTCCGATTTCTACGCCCTCGGCGTGGACCGTTTGCATACCATTTCGGCAGAGCATAACCGAGGGGTCGGCGACATGCTGGATGAGCTGATTGCCATCCTGCCCCATTCGGTGCAGGACGGCACGGATCAGGATGTGCCTCGCATCGCCGTGGTCGGCCGGCCCAATGTGGGGAAATCGTCGCTGGTCAACCGTCTGCTCGGCTTCGAGCGGGTAGTGGCAAACCCCACGCCCGGCACCACCCGCGATTCCGTCGACACCTATTTTACCTGCAACCGCAAGCGCTACCTGCTCATCGACACGGCAGGGATCAGGCGCAAGGGGAAGACCACCCAGAAACTGGAAAAGTACAGCGTGGTCGATGCCCTGCGGAGCATCGAGCGGGCCGATGTGGTGCTGATCGTGCTCAATGCCGAGGATGGGGTGACGGAGCAGGATTCCAAGATCGCCGGTTACGCCTACGAGGCAGGGCGCGGCTGCATCTTCGTGGTGAACAAGTGGGATACCCTGGAAAAGAACAACGCCACGACCGGAAAGTTCGTGGAACGAATCCGGACCGAATTCAAGTATCTTCCGTTTGCTCCGATTATCTTTGTATCGGCCAGATCAGGGCAACGGGTGACCAAGATCATCCCGGAAGTGGACAAGGTCATGACCCAGTACGCCCGTCGGGTCACCACCTCCGAGCTGAACCGGGTCTTCTCCGAAGCGACCGAGACGAAGCATGCGCCCCTTTCCCAGGGGAGGCGGGTGAAATTCTACTACGCCACCCAGGTCAGCATCAAGCCGCCGACCTTTGTCATCTTTACGAACAGCCCCGAAGGGATTCACTTTTCCTATGAGCGTTACCTTGCCAATCGCTTTCGCGAGGCGTTCGGGTTTGAGGGAACGCCGATCCGGCTTTTGTTCCGGGGACGTGAGCGTTAG
- a CDS encoding DUF4388 domain-containing protein, with translation MSLVGNLEDLGLGEILQIVSLSRKSGVLAIHSAGQVANVVFRQGQVVRASSSARPVLLDELLVSRQIIDPTGVESARCLQEDGGYRQRLGDILVAQGMVDAAVLEELVREQIEQVVYSLFALHEGTFDFELQENLDVVDDIRTDQLQFQLTQGLNAQFLAMEGSRRLDEQLHERESGGEGEGPEPDEAEENVDFAFDLLLEPVAEETFLTVPVLPKRYMVIVDDDQGTLAAMAAYFSENGCEVISCDKGEDALIAIDTLFRAGWQPTLVIDLIMPRMDGSGLLGGLELLELLHDNFPQLPTIVLADHGTGDAERRVRELGYGLMGKPSKADIVSPTICRAFCERLGRKVTLAEEGEPPGLADTVNIGDELRMEMGEEGVPTVPQVQSTGISLLRGMLEELNDPALGGGIILLVLRFASEFMSRAVIFVVKENEIAGLGQFGIEDREQPADVLVRAMRIPREEESVFSRVVDSQLPVKLHLDDSQWSSYLREQLGGNPAEVFLGPVISEGKVVALLYGDNGDEHRPIGDTDSLEIFLSQAGITMEKVLLQRRLKDKSPEGM, from the coding sequence ATGAGCCTTGTCGGCAATCTGGAAGATCTGGGGCTGGGCGAGATTCTGCAGATCGTCAGCCTGAGCAGGAAGTCGGGGGTTTTGGCCATCCACAGTGCCGGCCAAGTGGCGAATGTCGTTTTTCGGCAGGGGCAGGTGGTCAGGGCCAGTTCTTCCGCCAGACCGGTGCTGCTCGACGAACTGCTCGTCTCCCGGCAGATTATTGATCCGACCGGGGTGGAATCTGCCCGGTGCCTGCAGGAGGATGGCGGCTATCGGCAACGACTGGGCGATATACTCGTTGCTCAGGGGATGGTCGATGCTGCCGTTCTCGAAGAACTGGTCCGCGAGCAGATCGAACAGGTAGTCTACTCCCTGTTTGCCTTGCATGAGGGGACCTTTGATTTCGAACTGCAGGAGAACCTGGATGTCGTCGACGATATCCGGACCGATCAACTGCAGTTCCAGCTGACACAGGGGCTCAATGCTCAGTTCCTGGCAATGGAAGGCTCCCGCCGGCTTGACGAGCAGCTGCATGAACGGGAATCCGGCGGGGAGGGCGAAGGCCCGGAACCTGACGAGGCAGAGGAGAATGTTGATTTTGCCTTTGATCTCCTGCTGGAACCTGTCGCAGAAGAAACTTTCCTGACCGTGCCGGTCCTGCCGAAACGGTACATGGTCATCGTCGACGACGACCAGGGGACGCTCGCTGCAATGGCTGCGTACTTCAGCGAAAATGGCTGTGAGGTCATCTCCTGCGACAAGGGAGAAGATGCCCTGATTGCCATCGATACGCTGTTCCGCGCCGGCTGGCAGCCGACCCTGGTGATCGACCTCATCATGCCCAGGATGGACGGTTCGGGCCTGTTGGGAGGGCTCGAACTCCTGGAACTGCTTCATGACAATTTTCCCCAACTCCCGACCATTGTCCTTGCCGACCATGGTACCGGTGATGCGGAGCGACGCGTCCGTGAGCTGGGGTATGGGCTCATGGGCAAGCCGTCAAAGGCGGATATCGTTTCCCCGACCATCTGTCGCGCCTTTTGCGAGCGGCTCGGACGGAAGGTGACCCTGGCGGAAGAGGGTGAGCCTCCGGGTCTGGCCGATACGGTCAACATTGGCGACGAACTCAGGATGGAAATGGGGGAGGAGGGTGTGCCAACGGTGCCCCAGGTCCAGAGCACCGGGATCTCCCTGCTCCGGGGCATGCTGGAAGAGCTCAACGATCCGGCCCTGGGTGGGGGGATCATCCTGCTGGTGCTCCGTTTTGCCTCGGAATTCATGTCTCGGGCAGTGATCTTTGTCGTCAAGGAGAACGAGATTGCCGGGCTCGGTCAGTTCGGAATCGAGGATCGTGAACAACCGGCAGATGTTCTGGTTCGTGCCATGCGCATTCCGAGGGAAGAGGAATCCGTATTCAGTCGGGTTGTTGATTCGCAACTTCCTGTTAAACTGCATCTGGATGACTCTCAATGGAGCAGCTACCTGCGGGAACAGCTCGGTGGGAACCCTGCAGAGGTATTTCTCGGGCCAGTCATCAGCGAGGGAAAGGTTGTAGCGCTTCTCTACGGCGACAACGGCGATGAACATCGGCCGATCGGCGACACTGATTCGTTGGAAATTTTTCTTTCACAGGCAGGGATCACCATGGAGAAGGTGCTCCTGCAGCGTAGATTGAAGGATAAGTCTCCGGAGGGTATGTGA
- a CDS encoding response regulator, with product MKKILIVEDSSAMRSLLISTIEALEGFEIVEAANGFEALRLLPRERVDLVITDINMPDINGLELIRYVRNSAIYKSIPLFIISTESSERDLAKGLALGANEYLIKPFDPADLQKLLLKYLG from the coding sequence GTGAAAAAGATATTGATCGTGGAAGATTCCTCTGCCATGCGTTCCCTGCTGATCTCCACCATCGAGGCGCTGGAGGGGTTCGAGATCGTCGAGGCTGCCAATGGTTTCGAGGCGTTGCGACTGCTTCCCCGTGAGAGGGTCGATCTTGTGATCACCGATATCAACATGCCGGACATCAATGGCCTCGAACTGATCCGTTATGTCAGGAACAGCGCAATCTATAAGTCGATACCGCTCTTCATCATCTCCACTGAGAGCAGCGAACGAGACCTTGCCAAAGGTTTGGCTCTGGGAGCAAACGAATACCTGATCAAGCCGTTCGACCCGGCTGATCTGCAGAAACTGCTCCTCAAGTATTTGGGCTGA